The following coding sequences are from one Aethina tumida isolate Nest 87 chromosome 2, icAetTumi1.1, whole genome shotgun sequence window:
- the LOC109604847 gene encoding probable citrate synthase 2, mitochondrial, with protein MFPRNLFTKSSIPMRFIRQFNQTTPVESKDVKQETGTDLKAILASKIPGEIDRIKKFRKEHGNTVVSKVTVNMIYSGMRGILGLIYETSLLDPNEGIRFRGYSIKDCQKLIPTAAGGTQPLPEGLFWLLITGSMPTKEQVNVVSKEWAARSKLPDYCYDFMSKIPKKTHPMAQLSAICCLLNNESLFAKAYTKGIHKSTYWEYVYEDTMNLIGKIITVAAMIYTRSFKNLERPKHTVQPDKDWSYNFSQMLGYDSADFIEFLRLYLVIHSDHEGGNVSAHANKLVGSALSDPYLAFAACMNGLAGPLHGRANQEVLEWIIKIQKEIGDKPSEQALKDFIWKLLKSGQVVPGYGHAVLRKTDPRYDCQKEFAAAYIKNDPLVNMTAEINKVVPPILTELGKVQNPWPNVDAHSGVILYHYGMKEMSFYTVLFGVSRLLGVMASLVWDRALGMSIERPKSITTDDLMRLVKTK; from the exons ATGTTCCCGAGAAATCTTTTCACCAAATCCTCCATCCCAATGAGGTTTATAAGACAATTCAATCAAACCACACCAGTAGAAAGCAAGGATGTTAAACAAGAAACTGGAACGGACTTGAAAGCCATCCTAGCTTCAAAAATACCTGGAGAAATTGACCGTATAAAGAAATTCAGAAAAGAACACGGTAACACGGTTGTATCCAAAGTTACGGTTAACATGATTTACAGCGGAATGCGAGGAATATTGGGCTTGATCTACGAAACTTCGCTTTTGGATCCCAATGAAGGCATACGATTTCGAGGTTATTCCATTAAGGACTGTCAAAAATTGATACCGACTGCTGCAG GTGGAACACAGCCACTGCCTGAAGGATTATTCTGGCTGCTGATTACTGGATCAATGCCAACAAAGGAACAGGTGAATGTGGTATCGAAAGAATGGGCAGCCAGGTCGAAGCTTCCCGACTATTGCTACGATTTCATGTCCAAAATTCCCAAGAAAACCCATCCAATGGCACAACTGTCAGCCATTTGTTGCCTGTTAAATAACGAGAGTTTGTTCGCGAAAGCGTACACTAAAGGAATCCACAAGAGTACATACTGGGAGTACGTCTATGAAGACACCATGAATTTGATTGGCAAAATTATAACCGTGGCCGCGATGATCTACACCCgatcattcaaaaacttagAACGTCCGAAACATACTGTGCAACCGGATAAAGACTGGAGCTACAACTTTTCCCAAATGTTGGGTTACGATTCGGCCGACTTCATTGAATTCCTGAGACTGTACTTGGTTATCCATTCGGACCACGAGGGGGGAAACGTGTCGGCTCACGCCAACAAATTGGTGGGATCGGCTTTGAGCGACCCTTATCTGGCCTTTGCCGCCTGCATGAACGGCTTGGCCGGCCCGTTGCACGGCAGAGCGAACCAAGAGGTCTTGGAGTGGattatcaaaattcaaaagGAGATAGGCGATAAGCCCAGTGAGCAAGCCCTAAAAGATTTCATTTGGAAGCTACTGAAGTCGGGTCAGGTCGTCCCTGGATACGGCCACGCCGTTTTGAGGAAGACCGATCCACGCTACGATTGCCAGAAGGAATTCGCCGCCGCTTACATCAAGAATGACCCCTTGGTTAACATGACGGCTGAAATTAACAAAGTGGTACCACCGATTTTAACCGAACTGGGCAAAGTTCAGAATCCTTGGCCCAACGTTGATGCCCATTCTGGAGTCATTCTGTATCATTACGGAATGAAGGAAATGAGCTTCTACACTGTGCTTTTCGGTGTCTCTAGATTGTTGGGGGTTATGGCTAGTCTGGTTTGGGATAGGGCTCTCGGTATGTCCATTGAAAGACCCAAGTCCATAACTACTGATGACTTAATGAGACtggttaaaactaaataa